A part of Drosophila ananassae strain 14024-0371.13 chromosome 2R, ASM1763931v2, whole genome shotgun sequence genomic DNA contains:
- the LOC6506529 gene encoding adenosine deaminase 2 — MWHAKAQPMARMGLRPFAATASKGKCEKVPHETVSVSRSLRKITPMAYSRLRRIINKLEQLQIMGHKLRLNDKERQANEVIMAIKNDEINQGKLDPTKFTPGQHIFQTLTAIRKSPIFKIIKKMPKGGVLHAHDTALCSTEFLISLTYRENLWICTAEKDKAIAFRFSVDKPTMKPMDKCKWEPMCELRERMGDEEVKRYLRRRFSMYPFSKFISNNQAWAHFMGIFILLDGLLCHAPIWGDYYYNALKEFAEDGVQYLELRSLLPPLYCMGEEMLTIRDTVAIYKSELERFMADHPDFIGSKLIYAPLRGVEPKVVEGYVKTATELNKEFPDFMIGFDLVGQEELGRPLIDFVENLLKMPEQIKFFFHAGETNWFGSPIDENLTDAIMLGTKRIGHGYAITKHPVSMGLARFLDIAIEVCPVSNQVLQLGVDYRNHPAALLLASNVPIVISSDDPSFWRCAPLSHDFYFAFLGIAPVGADLRFLKCLAMNSLRYSALEGEEKKVAFAKWQKSWDKWIDDLVSEKGC, encoded by the exons ATGTGGCACGCGAAGGCGCAACCAATGGCCAGGATGGGCTTGCGGCCGTTTGCCGCCACCGCGTCTAAGGGGAAATGCGAAAAGGTGCCCCACGAAACGGTCTCGGTTAGCCGGAGTCTAAGAAAGATCACCCCGATGGCGTACTCCAGACTCCGGAGGATTATCAACAAGCTGGAGCAACTGCAGATAATGGGTCACAAGCTCCGGCTGAACGACAAGGAGCGCCAAGCCAACGAGGTAATAATGGCCATCAAAAACGATGAGATCAACCAGGGCAAGCTCGATCCCACCAAGTTCACCCCGGGTCAGCATATTTTTCAGACCTTGACCGCGATCCGTAAGTCGCCGATCTTCAAAATCATCAAAAAGATGCCCAAGGGCGGGGTGTTGCACGCCCATGATACGGCACTTTGTAGCACAGAGTTCCTGATCAGTCTCACCTACCGGGAGAACCTGTGGATTTGCACGGCGGAGAAGGACAAGGCCATCGCCTTTCGGTTTTCAGTTGATAAGCCCACCATGAAGCCCATGGATAAATGCAAGTGGGAGCCCATGTGCGAGTTGCGGGAGCGGATGGGCGACGAGGAGGTGAAAAGGTACCTCAGGCGGCGCTTCAGCATGTATCCCTTCTCCAAGTTCATCTCCAATAATCAGGCTTGGGCTCACTTTATGGGAATTTTTATACTGCTTGACGGGTTACTGTGCCACGCTCCCATTTGGGGGGACTATTATTACAACGCTCTCAAGGAGTTTGCCGAGGATGGCGTCCAGTATCTGGAGCTGAGGTCCTTGCTGCCGCCACTCTATTGCATGGGCGAGGAAATGCTGACGATCAGGGACACGGTGGCCATCTACAAGTCCGAATTGGAGCGATTTATGGCCGATCATCCAGACTTCATTGGCTCCAAGTTGATCTACGCCCCGTTAAGAGGCGTGGAGCCCAAAGTGGTGGAGGGTTATGTTAAAACTGCCACGGAACTCAAT AAAGAATTCCCGGACTTTATGATCGGCTTTGATTTGGTGGGTCAAGAGGAGCTGGGAAGACCGCTAATCGATTTTGTAGAAAACTTGCTAAAGATGCCAGAACAGATCAAGTTCTTCTTCCATGCGGGAGAAACAAACTGGTTTGGATCGCCCATCGATGAGAACCTCACGGATGCCATTATGCTGGGCACCAAGCGGATAGGCCACGGATACGCCATAACGAAGCACCCGGTATCCATGGGATTGGCCCGCTTCCTGGACATTGCCATCGAGGTGTGCCCCGTTTCCAATCAGGTGCTGCAACTGGGTGTAGACTACCGGAACCATCCGGCGGCCCTGCTCTTGGCCTCCAATGTGCCCATTGTGATCTCCTCAGACGACCCGTCGTTTTGGCGATGCGCCCCGCTGTCCCACGACTTCTACTTCGCCTTCCTGGGCATTGCGCCGGTGGGAGCGGATTTGAGGTTCCTCAAGTGCCTGGCCATGAACTCATTGCGGTACAGTGCCCTGGAGGGCGAAGAGAAAAAAGTTGCCTTTGCCAAGTGGCAGAAGTCGTGGGATAAGTGGATCGACGACCTTGTCTCCGAGAAGGGatgttaa
- the LOC6506528 gene encoding adenosine deaminase 2-A has protein sequence MLPTAIRRNLIAGLAFGLCVCLCFGPSPAESRTRPKNLVDRKLVTIYGSTPHVEALLGPGRPTPDTYKTLRNAFFRYEESRSLGYDLELTEREQKANETIMQAKLQEYEEGLIAPHLFKPAQHIFDVLDGIRDTRLFQLLKKMPKGAVLHAHDTALCSTAAIIKLTKYDNLWGCQQTGDLEVTSLRFSKEKPAALGNCDWTLMSEIREKYGSDRVDEYLAEKLTLYPTKKFEDNNAAWSTFMEIFSLLDGLVLYAPVWRDYYYSALQEFYEDGVQYLEFRSLLPTLYDLEGTTYTPLDTVRIYVETLEKFKEEHPDFIGSRVIYAPLRNTNSEGVLGYIETLKQIKAEYPNFVAGFDLVGQEELGVPLKDFVDELLVIPEDIDFYFHAGETNWFGSSVDENLIDAILLGTKRIGHGFGLVKHPVVLDMLKRLNVAIEVNPISNQVLQLITDFRNHPCSHFFADGYPVVISSDDPSFWKATPLTHDFYIAYLGIASQHSDLRLLKKLALNSIQYSSLSGDAQFEALEKWQTKWDQFIADVNEEASNQGSSSLQLQKID, from the exons ATGCTGCCCACCGCTATACGCCGTAATCTAATCGCCGGGCTCGCTTTTGGCCTGTGCGTCTGCCTCTGTTTCGGACCCAGTCCGGCGGAATCACGCACTCGACCAAAAAATTTGGTTGATAGGAAGCTGGTGACGATATACGGCAGTACGCCCCATGTGGAGGCACTCCTCGGACCCGGCCGTCCCACTCCGGACACATACAAGACGTTGCGGAACGCCTTCTTCCGGTACGAAGAGTCCAGATCATTGGGCTATGACTTGGAGCTCACCGAGCGGGAACAAAAGGCCAACGAGACGATCATGCAGGCCAAGTTGCAGGAGTACGAGGAGGGCTTGATCGCGCCGCATCTCTTCAAGCCAGCCCAGCACATCTTCGACGTTCTGGACGGCATCCGGGACACCCGACTCTTTCAGCTGCTGAAGAAGATGCCCAAGGGTGCGGTGCTCCATGCCCACGACACGGCTCTGTGCAGCACAGCGGCCATCATCAAGTTGACCAAGTACGACAATCTCTGGGGCTGCCAGCAAACCGGCGACCTTGAGGTGACCAGTCTGCGGTTCTCCAAGGAAAAGCCCGCCGCCCTGGGCAATTGCGATTGGACCCTGATGTCGGAGATTCGGGAGAAGTACGGCTCGGATAGGGTGGATGAGTATCTGGCCGAAAAACTTACCTTATATCCGACCAAGAAGTTCGAGGACAACAACGCCGCCTGGTCAACTTTCATGGAAATCTTTAGCCTGCTCGATGGCCTGGTTCTGTACGCTCCTGTCTGGAGGGATTACTATTACAGTGCCCTGCAGGAGTTCTACGAGGATGGAGTGCAGTACCTAGAGTTCCGTTCACTTCTACCCACG TTGTACGACCTTGAGGGTACTACGTATACTCCTCTGGACACGGTTCGCATTTATGTGGAGACTCTGGAGAAGTTCAAGGAAGAGCATCCTGACTTTATAGGCTCCCGTGTGATTTATGCTCCCCTTCGTAATACCAATTCTGAGGGAGTTTTGGGTTACATTGAAACTCTGAAGCAGATCAAG GCCGAATACCCGAACTTTGTAGCCGGATTCGATTTGGTGGGTCAGGAGGAACTTGGAGTGCCTTTGAAGGACTTTGTTGACGAGCTGTTGGTCATTCCCGAGGACATTGACTTCTACTTCCATGCCGGGGAAACCAACTGGTTCGGCTCTTCTGTGGACGAGAATCTGATCGATGCCATCCTGCTGGGAACAAAGCGGATTGGTCACGGCTTCGGACTGGTCAAGCATCCCGTGGTGCTGGACATGCTCAAGAGACTGAATGTGGCCATTGAGGTGAACCCGATCTCCAACCAGGTGCTGCAGCTGATCACGGACTTCCGGAATCATCCCTGTTCCCACTTCTTCGCTGATGGCTATCCTGTGGTGATCTCCTCAGACGATCCATCCTTCTGGAAGGCCACTCCCTTGACTCATGACTTCTACATCGCCTACTTGGGCATCGCCTCCCAGCACTCTGATCTGAGGCTGCTCAAGAAACTGGCTCTCAACTCGATCCAGTACAGCTCGCTGTCCGGAGATGCCCAGTTCGAGGCCCTGGAGAAGTGGCAGACCAAGTGGGATCAATTCATCGCCGATGTGAACGAGGAGGCCTCCAACCAGGGCAGTTCGTCCCTTCAGCTGCAGAAGATCGATTGA
- the LOC6506527 gene encoding adenosine deaminase 2 — translation MPTLFESLLIAPPPAPTPPSPPPPTPTSPETGAPPALRVIHLETEQNDEERRRQISVNKYGGFCVHAIIAGMLCIMLLVLFCAAPIGQDDLLDKSTAERLERQRRYFEAKEERLRLGGRMEMSPLEEVANGRLMAVKMVDDEVHNLWKNYHSQPPPFLRHHNISETDLYGLLRSMPKGGLLHIHDSGMMRVDILIGLTYQDSLWVCVNGDQGFEDFRFSKTYPHIQPSGDEDYQCTWMLLSNFFQYENRTVYKAKLRECLVVRPEGYASSSELARHLRRAQRLIHGLVTYYPLWSNFLGCMLQDFYDDGVQYVELRSSLPILYDLEGTNFTILDTASSMINAVRVFQNTRRDFIGVKLIYAPSRDYNDSRIDQYLENARLLKAHYPDFFAGFDLNTFGDECSLPLLGRATQLLNVGKNIDFYFHAGESKCPDSYRPDANLIDAFLLDSKRLGNSLNIPLHPEIMKALKSLQIAVELCPLSNHYLQFFNDFRQHPAAYLIAAGFPVVIGSDYPYFWNSAPLTDDFYVTFVGVVSGFNNLRVLKQLALNSFLYSSLSHSERRMAMAKWHCSWNRWIKNFVNNDKFKDAA, via the exons ATGCCCACACTTTTTGAAAGCCTACTTATTGCTCCACCACCAGCTCCAACGCCAccttctcctcctccgccAACTCCAACATCGCCAGAAACTGGAGCTCCGCCCGCTTTGCGGGTCATCCATCTGGAGACGGAGCAGAACGATGAAGAGCGCCGTCGCCAAATTTCCGTCAATAAATACGGCGGATTTTGTGTGCATGCGATTATTGCCGGAATGCTCTGCATCATGCTACTGGTATTGTTCTGTGCGGCTCCCATAGGTCAGGATGATTTGCTGGACAAGTCAACCGCAGAGCGGTTAGAGCGCCAGCGGCGATATTTCGAGGCCAAGGAGGAGCGTCTGCGCCTGGGCGGCCGGATGGAGATGAGTccgctggaggaggtggccaaTGGCCGGCTAATGGCTGTCAAGATGGTGGACGACGAGGTGCACAACCTGTGGAAGAACTACCACTCCCAGCCACCTCCGTTCCTCCGGCATCACAACATTAGTGAGACGGACCTGTACGGCTTGTTGAGGAGCATGCCCAAGGGTGGATTGCTCCATATCCACGATTCCGGGATGATGAGAGTCGATATACTAATTGGGCTCACCTACCAAGATAGTCTGTGGGTTTGCGTTAATGGGGACCAAGGTTTTGAGGACTTTAGGTTCTCAAAAACCTATCCACACATCCAACCATCAGGGGACGAGGACTATCAGTGCACCTGGATGCTGCTGAGCAACTTCTTCCAATACGAAAATCGCACCGTCTATAAGGCCAAGTTACGCGAATGTCTCGTCGTCCGGCCGGAGGGATATGCCAGCTCCTCGGAGCTGGCCCGACATTTGCGCCGGGCTCAGAGGCTTATCCACGGCCTGGTCACCTATTATCCGCTGTGGTCCAACTTTCTGGGCTGTATGCTCCAGGACTTTTATGACGACGGAGTGCAGTATGTGGAGCTGCGCTCTTCGTTACCAATC TTGTATGATCTTGAGGGAACAAATTTTACCATTTTGGATACGGCAAGTTCCATGATCAATGCCGTCAGAGTATTCCAGAACACGCGCAGGGACTTTATTGGGGTTAAGCTGATCTATGCCCCTTCAAGAGACTATAATGATAGTCGTATCGATCAATACCTGGAAAATGCACGTCTCCTGAAG GCCCACTATCCCGACTTCTTTGCGGGCTTCGACCTGAACACTTTTGGGGACGAGTGCAGTTTGCCGCTTTTGGGAAGGGCCACCCAACTCCTGAATGTCGGCAAGAACATAGACTTCTACTTCCATGCGGGCGAATCAAAGTGTCCGGACAGCTACCGCCCGGATGCTAATCTCATAGATGCATTCTTACTggacagcaagcgtctgggcAATTCGCTAAATATTCCGCTGCATCCGGAGATCATGAAGGCCCTGAAATCTCTGCAAATAGCCGTGGAACTGTGCCCGCTCTCCAATCACTATCTACAGTTCTTCAATGATTTCCGACAGCATCCGGCGGCTTATTTGATTGCGGCTGGCTTTCCGGTTGTGATCGGTTCGGATTATCCCTATTTCTGGAACTCAGCCCCTCTGACCGATGACTTCTATGTGACGTTTGTGGGCGTGGTCAGCGGCTTTAACAATCTGCGCGTTCTCAAGCAGCTGGCCCTGAACTCCTTCCTCTACAGCTCTCTCAGCCACAGTGAGCGCCGGATGGCCATGGCCAAGTGGCACTGCAGTTGGAATCGGTGGATCAAGAACTTTGTGAACAATGACAAATTCAAAGACGCTGCGTGA
- the LOC6493417 gene encoding uncharacterized protein LOC6493417: MPRSPFESSKGSRPYEEGSRQNAPSTSHHGQSPCCKNDGPPSCCSKNDGIKCCESRNCLNNIRTRTNERYSVRSQSAPPTKFDYHIGVNTVIPRGKGNKGRNICESSLPPRIPCPLSVVRNATASQNWDESSAAASRIQMPQRQCCQQPSNQNWRSSNDAMKFEPDINSTMVGRNERCHREEEPQGMSNSYCMSQNTRSNSRQSRRQQCESPEMPRRCQYGSPEMVRKTGRKCDTINETSYMMPPEALRNPRSRRQPFSDQSYGQDNYYPEMSKPQAQSCCRSNKSSACGKVSPNNTSARSPNSSTRPHKTYMEMSQALSGRTCLSQTEIEKAIQTASHSTRFHGKSPEDRLAERTKTDFLQYLVKDSFCPGTIQESLNGQGNFNEHAFEISFAGSVPSKPYPVDPITMLEAIKMRIDIERDEVRKAKQKEWERQHGTREKTKDGKPKHAGPIQLDDIDAYFEAQNHSEVNDGVAAFLKAETEFHELNRVTDSGFQAEVNTLETNFFDDKIKVNLYNATTQPSYN, from the exons ATGCCACGAAGTCCTTTCGAGTCATCTAAAGGAAGTCGGCCCTACGAGGAGGGCAGCAGACAGAATGCTCCATCAACATCGCATCATGgg CAATCACCCTGCTGCAAAAATGATGGCCCA CCATCATGTTGTAGTAAAAATGATGGAATT AAATGCTGTGAGTCGCgaaattgtttaaacaatATAAGAACACGTACAAACGAGCGTTATAGTGTACGATCCCAAAGTGCCCCTCCAACCAAATTCGATTATCATATTGGAGTAAACACG GTCATACCAAGGGGGAAGGGGAATAAAGGTCGTAATATT TGCGAGTCCAGCTTACCACCTCGAATACCTTGCCCCCTGAGCGTTGTAAGAAATGCCACAGCATCCCAGAATTGGGATGAATCCTCAGCAGCTGCCTCAAGGATACAAATGCCACAACGCCAGTGCTGCCAACAACCATCCAACCAAAATTGGCGATCCAGCAACGATGCAATGAAATTC GAACCCGATATAAATAGCACCATGGTTGGCCGGAATGAACGTTGTCATAGAGAAGAAGAACCCCAGGGAATGAGTAACAGCTACTGTATGTCACAAAAT ACCAGGTCAAATTCGAGGCAATCACGAAGACAGCAG TGTGAATCTCCTGAAATGCCAAGAAGATGTCAG TATGGATCTCCTGAGATGGTAAGGAAGACAGGAAGAAAG TGTGATACTATAAATGAGACAAGTTACATGATGCCCCCGGAAGCATTGAGAAATCCACGTTCAAGGAGACAGCCATTTTCAGATCAAAGTTATGGG CAAGACAATTATTATCCTGAAATGTCAAAGCCACAAGCTCAGTCCTGCTGTCGTAGTAATAAATCTTCTGCTTGTGGAAAGGTATCGCCGAATAACACTTCCGCAAGATCACCAAATTCGTCTACAAGACCCCATAAAACTTATATGGAAATGTCGCAGGCTCTATCGGGAAGAACGTGTCTCAGT CAAACTGAAATCGAGAAGGCGATACAGACGGCTTCCCATTCTACAAGATTTCATGGAAAATCTC CCGAAGACCGCCTTGCCGAAAGAACAAAAACCGATTTCCTTCAGTACTTGGTCAAGGATAGCTTCTGCCCGGGAACCATACAGGAGAGTCTCAATGGACAGGGCAACTTCAACGAGCATGCGTTTGAGATCTCCTTTGCCGGATCAGTTCCCTCCAAGCCGTATCCCGTGGATCCCATCACCATGCTGGAGGCCATAAAGATGAGAATCGACATCGAACGGGACGAGGTTCGCAAGGCCAAGCAAAAGGAATGGGAACGACAACACGGTACCAGGGAGAAGACTAAAGACGGGAAACCCAAGCACGCTGGTCCTATACAACTCGATGATATAGATGCCTATTTCGAAGCCCAAAACCATTCGGAAGTCAATGATGGCGTGGCGGCCTTTCTGAAAGCCGAGACAGAGTTCCACGAATTAAATAGGGTGACG GATTCTGGTTTTCAAGCGGAAGTCAATACCTTGGAGACGAACTTCTTCGATGACAAAATAAAGGTGAACCTCTACAATGCAACCACCCAGCCGTCATATAATTGA
- the LOC6493416 gene encoding uncharacterized protein LOC6493416, with protein sequence MRFRTTLTIEYTESTPNKLGLGFTELNDDCLLLICENLSLGDQLRLLQLKEARLSHLVLRIWARKYANQFDWRKERQLKFLSDDEENQLLDYMSWRTKALLNLPNSSRKWLDRKRKHPLNHIQRLSFRESNTWLIQSLPSVCPNLVDLNLGQGEGIKAADLCLVFGELKHLRGFELRNCPKNDEEFSPRARFECQQLQILKLPACVWRANAPEVFQLPKLRQLTAFLCHSLDPGDDDDDDDVGYDDDKANASGIAILAMCLRHLRGRNCQIVGLRLQCQLDGSLLSAGQDANLFRLQRFAWHSQLTVHYDVADGSIKWLPQRPQVVRRTLLPFLATQADSLRELDFTRNPHATPTFLMQATHLLRPAGTSVWHDACPPHPHPPAHSHAHAHLTDPDAEADIAETNDLALVELELLHLPNEQRNRIPAR encoded by the coding sequence ATGCGTTTCAGGACAACTCTAACCATCGAGTACACAGAAAGTACTCCCAACAAACTGGGACTAGGATTCACGGAGCTAAACGATGATTGTCTTTTGCTAATTTGTGAAAATCTTTCGCTGGGCGACCAACTGCGTTTGCTGCAACTGAAGGAGGCGCGACTCAGCCACTTGGTGCTCCGGATCTGGGCGAGAAAGTACGCCAATCAGTTCGATTGGCGCAAGGAACGGCAATTAAAGTTCCTCAGTGACGACGAGGAGAACCAACTTCTGGATTACATGTCCTGGAGGACAAAGGCCTTGCTTAACCTGCCGAACAGTAGCCGGAAGTGGCTAGACCGGAAGCGGAAACACCCTCTCAACCACATACAGCGGCTTAGCTTCCGTGAAAGCAATACATGGCTAATCCAGTCCCTGCCATCAGTCTGCCCCAATTTGGTGGATTTAAATTTGGGGCAAGGTGAAGGTATTAAGGCTGCAGATTTGTGCCTGGTGTTCGGCGAACTAAAGCACCTCCGAGGATTCGAGCTGCGAAATTGCCCGAAAAATGATGAGGAGTTCAGCCCCAGAGCTAGATTCGAATGCCAGCAACTGCAGATCCTGAAATTGCCAGCCTGCGTTTGGAGGGCCAATGCTCCGGAGGTATTTCAACTGCCAAAGTTACGCCAATTGACGGCTTTCCTTTGCCACTCGCTGGACCCTggcgacgatgatgatgatgacgacgTTGGCTATGATGACGACAAAGCAAACGCCAGTGGCATTGCGATTTTAGCCATGTGCCTCCGGCATCTTCGGGGCCGGAACTGTCAGATTGTGGGGCTCCGTTTGCAGTGTCAACTGGATGGCAGCCTGCTGTCCGCCGGCCAGGATGCGAACCTATTCCGGTTGCAACGCTTCGCCTGGCACTCACAGCTGACGGTGCACTACGATGTCGCGGATGGTAGCATCAAGTGGCTACCGCAGCGGCCGCAGGTGGTACGACGCACACTTCTGCCCTTCCTTGCCACCCAAGCGGACAGCTTGCGGGAATTGGATTTCACGCGAAACCCGCATGCCACGCCCACATTCCTAATGCAAGCCACCCACTTGCTGCGGCCTGCAGGCACATCCGTTTGGCATGACGCCTGTCcgccccatccccatcccccaGCCCATtcccatgcccatgcccatCTGACGGATCCGGATGCGGAGGCGGATATAGCTGAAACAAACGATTTGGCTCTGGTGGAGCTGGAATTGCTGCATTTGCCTAATGAACAACGGAACCGGATCCCGGCGAGATGA